The following are encoded in a window of Prochlorococcus marinus str. MIT 1013 genomic DNA:
- a CDS encoding cytochrome c oxidase subunit I: MTITNYDERIIKVNQPVPGAPNNWRRFFGFNTDAKVIGIQYIVTALIFLLLGGLLGMLIRGELITPPSDLFDPTVYNGLYTMHGTVMLFLFLFPILSGLTNLLVPPMIGAPDMAFPKLNALAFWLVPVFSIVLLTSFFVPGGPASSGWWSYPPVSIQNPLGHFLNGQMLWIVAIGLSGVSSIMGAINFVTTIITMRAPGMGFFKMPIFIWTVLAAQILQLLGLPALTGGAIMLFFDLNFGTSFFNPETGGDPVLFQHFFWFYSHPAVYVMVLPVFGIFSELFPTYSRKPLFGYKFVAVASFGITILSLVVWVHHMFYTGTPMWMRNLFMFTTMLIAVPTGVKVFAWIATLWGGNLRLNTPMLFCLGGLFNFIFGGITGVMLATVPIDIHVGNTYFVVAHFHYIIFNTIAFGIFAGIYHWFPKFTGRMFYEGLGKVHFTLTFIGATLNWLPLHWAGLLGMPRRVASYDPEFAIWNVIASIGAFMLGVASIPFILNMVSSWSRGKKAPPNPWNAIGLEWLLPSPPPHENFEDDIPTVLNEPYNYGLNKPFVVDEEFYISKALNDS, encoded by the coding sequence ATGACAATAACAAATTACGACGAAAGGATTATAAAAGTTAATCAACCGGTCCCAGGAGCTCCAAATAACTGGAGAAGATTCTTTGGATTCAATACTGATGCAAAGGTTATAGGTATTCAATATATTGTCACAGCTTTAATTTTCTTATTGCTTGGTGGATTACTAGGCATGTTGATTCGAGGAGAATTAATTACGCCTCCATCCGATTTGTTTGATCCGACTGTTTATAACGGTCTTTATACAATGCACGGGACTGTGATGCTGTTCCTGTTCTTATTTCCCATACTTAGTGGCCTTACGAATCTACTGGTACCTCCCATGATTGGGGCTCCAGACATGGCATTCCCGAAATTAAATGCTTTAGCTTTTTGGTTGGTTCCTGTTTTTTCAATTGTCTTATTAACCAGTTTTTTTGTACCAGGAGGTCCTGCATCCTCCGGTTGGTGGTCATATCCACCTGTAAGTATTCAAAACCCACTTGGCCATTTTCTAAATGGCCAAATGTTGTGGATAGTAGCTATTGGTCTATCAGGTGTTTCATCAATCATGGGTGCGATTAATTTCGTAACTACGATAATTACAATGCGTGCTCCAGGTATGGGCTTTTTTAAAATGCCTATTTTTATTTGGACTGTTTTAGCTGCGCAAATTCTTCAGCTTCTTGGGCTCCCAGCACTTACAGGTGGAGCAATAATGCTCTTCTTTGATCTGAATTTCGGAACAAGCTTTTTTAATCCAGAAACTGGAGGCGATCCCGTTTTATTTCAACACTTTTTTTGGTTCTATTCACATCCCGCCGTCTATGTGATGGTTTTGCCAGTATTTGGCATCTTTTCTGAATTATTTCCTACTTATTCTCGTAAACCATTATTTGGCTATAAATTTGTAGCCGTGGCTTCCTTTGGTATCACTATTTTATCTCTAGTCGTTTGGGTTCATCATATGTTTTATACAGGTACGCCAATGTGGATGAGAAACCTTTTTATGTTTACAACAATGTTAATTGCTGTGCCCACTGGAGTTAAGGTTTTTGCATGGATAGCAACTCTTTGGGGAGGCAATTTAAGATTAAATACACCTATGTTGTTTTGCTTAGGAGGACTTTTTAATTTTATTTTTGGAGGTATTACTGGTGTGATGCTTGCCACAGTACCTATTGATATTCATGTGGGCAATACATACTTTGTGGTTGCCCATTTTCATTACATCATTTTTAACACAATTGCTTTTGGTATTTTTGCAGGAATTTATCACTGGTTTCCAAAATTCACCGGTCGCATGTTTTATGAAGGATTAGGAAAGGTCCATTTTACATTGACATTTATTGGGGCAACTCTTAATTGGTTGCCTTTGCACTGGGCTGGCTTATTAGGTATGCCAAGAAGAGTCGCTTCTTATGATCCAGAGTTTGCTATTTGGAATGTAATAGCGAGTATTGGAGCATTTATGCTAGGAGTCGCGTCTATACCTTTTATTTTAAATATGGTTAGTTCATGGTCTAGAGGCAAAAAGGCACCTCCAAATCCCTGGAATGCAATTGGCCTTGAATGGTTATTACCATCACCACCTCCACATGAAAACTTTGAGGATGACATCCCAACAGTACTCAATGAGCCATATAATTATGGATTGAATAAACCATTTGTTGTTGATGAGGAGTTTTATATTTCGAAAGCTTTGAATGATAGTTAA
- a CDS encoding cytochrome c oxidase subunit II, producing the protein MNLKDYINPKISLIIGITFAVFIDLILSKLMANWSYSWLPVQASKAAPYVDNLFAFETGIGTFIFLGCSGVIGWVLLFNRAPKYDESYGDPIEGNVKLEIVWTLVPLFLVIAIAIYSTKVNTTLQNLGEKTKYDSQKELPTYLDNNEASAGTFIDVISRQWSWEFKYPEGFSSSELHIPINEKVYFRLISKDVIHGFYIPAFRLKQDIIPGSIISYSLTPTRKGIYRLRDSMFSGAYFSQNQTNVIVESKDAYQEWINKTVKKVQVDGLNQAGFLYKKRLEKGDKGWATISPSPSPQVNDPGNPDSPHEG; encoded by the coding sequence ATGAATTTAAAAGATTATATTAATCCAAAAATATCTCTCATAATAGGAATAACTTTTGCTGTTTTTATAGACTTAATATTAAGCAAATTAATGGCTAATTGGTCATATTCCTGGTTGCCTGTACAAGCATCAAAAGCGGCTCCTTACGTTGATAATCTATTTGCATTCGAAACAGGCATTGGAACATTTATATTTCTAGGATGTTCTGGAGTAATTGGATGGGTCTTATTGTTTAATCGAGCCCCTAAATATGACGAAAGTTACGGAGATCCTATTGAAGGTAATGTCAAATTAGAGATTGTGTGGACATTAGTCCCTCTTTTCCTTGTGATTGCAATAGCTATTTATTCAACAAAGGTCAACACTACTTTGCAAAACTTAGGTGAAAAAACAAAATATGATTCTCAAAAAGAATTACCAACATACTTAGATAATAACGAAGCTTCTGCAGGTACATTCATTGATGTTATTTCTAGACAATGGAGTTGGGAATTTAAGTACCCTGAGGGTTTCTCCTCTTCTGAACTTCATATTCCCATAAATGAAAAAGTTTATTTCCGGTTGATTTCAAAGGACGTCATTCATGGATTCTACATACCAGCTTTTCGTTTGAAACAAGATATTATCCCTGGAAGCATTATTTCTTATAGTCTTACTCCTACTAGAAAAGGAATCTACAGATTAAGAGATTCTATGTTTAGTGGAGCTTATTTTTCTCAAAATCAGACTAATGTCATTGTTGAATCAAAAGATGCTTATCAGGAATGGATAAATAAAACTGTAAAAAAGGTACAAGTTGATGGTCTTAATCAGGCTGGATTTCTTTACAAGAAGCGGCTAGAAAAAGGAGATAAAGGTTGGGCAACTATTTCACCATCTCCTTCGCCACAAGTTAATGATCCTGGCAACCCTGATTCACCCCATGAAGGTTAG
- a CDS encoding DUF2231 domain-containing protein produces MIIYNIFTKYFYFLNNISSPITEIKNSLGPNDLPYQIPIHPNLVHLTIGLFAIGIAFDFAGALYPFEKRILRFLAFPVTRVGFHDVGWYNILAASFITFFTVATGFFEMLLAVPIENVKSIIGQGAITTMLWHGVGGVLILFILITMTIWRGYQRFVFRKDFGRQVSWAYLFSGTIILLVMGLHGSLGAWLASDFGVHITADQLLVNGLELDNYLQ; encoded by the coding sequence ATGATAATCTATAATATATTCACAAAATATTTTTATTTTTTAAACAATATCTCATCTCCGATTACAGAGATAAAAAATTCATTGGGTCCGAATGATCTTCCATATCAGATACCTATTCACCCAAATTTAGTTCATCTTACTATTGGGCTATTTGCTATAGGGATTGCTTTTGATTTCGCAGGAGCACTTTATCCTTTTGAAAAGAGAATACTTAGATTTTTAGCTTTTCCAGTAACCAGAGTTGGTTTTCATGATGTTGGATGGTATAACATTCTTGCAGCCTCTTTTATAACATTTTTTACAGTAGCGACCGGCTTCTTTGAAATGCTGCTAGCTGTTCCAATAGAGAATGTAAAAAGTATTATTGGTCAAGGAGCTATTACGACCATGCTTTGGCACGGAGTAGGTGGAGTATTAATCTTATTTATTTTAATTACAATGACAATCTGGAGAGGTTATCAAAGATTTGTTTTTAGAAAAGATTTTGGAAGACAAGTGTCATGGGCCTATTTGTTTTCAGGCACTATTATTCTATTAGTTATGGGATTACATGGAAGTCTAGGAGCATGGTTAGCAAGTGATTTTGGTGTTCATATTACAGCTGATCAGTTATTAGTTAATGGTCTTGAACTAGATAATTACTTACAATAA
- a CDS encoding DUF2231 domain-containing protein, whose product MSLLPELNEKNLPWIDVIHPIIVHFVIAMTLIAVVFDIIGILKKRSNLFEVSFLNLIVATIAIFVAIIFGQIEAGLANPYGSSKDILNYHSTIGWSLAAILSIITGWRYVSRQNNPNNLSIGFLFVDIILAFLVCVQVYLGDKLVWIYGLHTVPVVNAIRDGVI is encoded by the coding sequence ATGAGTCTGCTACCAGAACTGAACGAAAAGAATCTTCCTTGGATCGATGTAATACATCCTATAATTGTTCACTTTGTAATTGCCATGACTTTGATAGCAGTTGTATTTGATATTATTGGTATTTTAAAAAAAAGATCTAATCTTTTTGAGGTTAGTTTTCTAAATTTAATAGTCGCTACTATTGCGATTTTTGTTGCTATTATTTTTGGCCAAATTGAAGCAGGTTTAGCAAACCCTTATGGATCTTCAAAGGATATTTTGAACTATCACAGTACGATTGGTTGGTCATTAGCTGCGATCCTTTCAATTATCACTGGATGGCGTTATGTCTCACGACAAAATAACCCCAATAATCTATCTATTGGTTTTTTATTTGTTGATATAATACTTGCTTTTCTTGTATGTGTTCAAGTTTATTTAGGTGATAAACTTGTTTGGATTTATGGACTGCATACAGTTCCAGTAGTTAATGCAATTAGAGATGGGGTAATATAA
- a CDS encoding FecCD family ABC transporter permease: protein MSYQKFLNLFREKNKFNAFLLLAFISLVIVLSLSRGSVELSSHELIKAFLREGDLTNQIIFWELRLPRLIASLLVGSALGMSGALLQGMLRNGLASPYLLGISAGSGLVIVLLISMGLWLSWIPIAAWIGAIITTLIVYCLAKSGTSISVERLILAGVALSSLFGSIQSMLLLQTEDGRVQAALTWLIGSLNSRGWTEIKLAGPPIVFALVVGLLLSRQLNLLGLGDELSVGLGNSLFRSRCLIGASATLLAASSVSVGGLIGFVGLIVPHATRFLFGTDYRVVLPFSALLGAFTLSSADLIARSGTIELPVGIITSLLGAPIFIVLLYKRQKSLTSLR, encoded by the coding sequence GTGTCCTATCAAAAGTTTTTAAACTTATTTAGAGAAAAGAATAAATTTAACGCCTTTCTTCTTTTAGCATTTATTTCTTTAGTCATAGTTCTGTCTTTAAGTAGAGGTTCGGTTGAATTAAGTAGTCATGAATTAATCAAAGCATTCTTGAGAGAAGGTGATTTAACTAATCAAATTATTTTTTGGGAACTCAGGCTCCCTAGATTAATTGCTTCTTTACTTGTTGGCTCGGCTTTAGGTATGTCTGGAGCTCTCCTACAAGGAATGCTAAGAAATGGGTTGGCAAGTCCTTACTTGCTCGGTATCTCTGCAGGCTCGGGGTTAGTAATTGTTCTGTTAATAAGCATGGGTTTATGGCTCTCTTGGATACCTATTGCTGCATGGATAGGAGCTATTATTACGACCTTAATCGTCTACTGTTTAGCAAAATCAGGGACTTCCATATCAGTAGAAAGATTGATTCTTGCAGGGGTTGCCTTAAGTAGCCTTTTTGGGTCTATTCAGTCAATGCTTCTTCTACAAACAGAAGATGGACGAGTTCAAGCTGCTTTGACTTGGTTAATAGGTAGTCTTAATTCCAGAGGGTGGACTGAAATCAAGTTAGCTGGACCACCAATCGTCTTTGCTTTAGTTGTGGGATTATTACTCTCAAGACAATTGAATTTATTAGGCTTGGGAGATGAATTATCTGTAGGTTTAGGAAATTCTTTATTTCGTTCAAGATGCTTGATTGGTGCATCTGCAACTCTATTAGCTGCAAGTTCAGTTAGCGTTGGTGGCTTGATTGGATTTGTAGGTTTGATTGTTCCCCATGCGACACGATTTTTATTTGGCACAGATTACAGAGTTGTTTTGCCCTTCTCAGCTTTGTTAGGTGCCTTTACACTTAGTTCGGCCGATTTGATTGCAAGATCAGGAACTATTGAATTGCCTGTTGGAATCATCACATCATTATTAGGTGCCCCAATTTTTATAGTCTTATTGTATAAAAGACAAAAATCCTTAACTAGTCTGAGATAG
- a CDS encoding ABC transporter ATP-binding protein, which produces MTLITKDFSTGYEENKIIKSISLSLEKSEWLGIIGANGSGKSTFLKGISRILDAHTGIAYLDGYDIHHSSTKEIAKKISVLPQQNSSNLSLTVYELVCLGRSPHKEWWELDLDENDYFEVERSIALTDMTCLKETPIYALSGGQRQRAFLSLALAQDAKTLLLDEPTTFLDLRYQLQFFDLLKRLNNEQALSIITVIHDLNLAARYCDRIAILKDGELLAIDKPREVLTEELMKQAFQVETCQIETPIGLQICTIKSS; this is translated from the coding sequence ATGACACTAATAACAAAAGATTTCTCTACCGGTTATGAAGAAAATAAAATCATTAAATCGATAAGTCTCTCATTGGAGAAATCTGAGTGGTTAGGGATTATTGGAGCCAATGGATCAGGTAAATCCACTTTTTTAAAAGGTATTAGCCGCATACTTGATGCACATACAGGTATTGCTTATTTAGATGGGTATGATATTCATCATAGTTCTACAAAAGAAATCGCAAAAAAGATCTCTGTATTACCTCAACAAAATAGCTCAAATTTATCTTTAACGGTCTATGAATTGGTCTGCCTTGGGCGTTCCCCTCATAAAGAATGGTGGGAATTAGATCTTGATGAAAACGACTATTTTGAAGTTGAAAGATCTATTGCCTTAACTGATATGACCTGTTTAAAAGAAACGCCTATATATGCGTTGTCTGGTGGTCAACGTCAACGAGCTTTTCTTTCTCTTGCGCTTGCACAAGATGCAAAAACCCTTTTATTGGACGAACCAACAACTTTTTTAGATCTTCGTTATCAACTTCAATTTTTTGATTTACTAAAAAGACTTAATAATGAGCAAGCACTTTCAATTATTACTGTTATTCATGACTTAAACTTGGCTGCGAGATATTGTGATCGGATTGCAATTCTTAAAGACGGCGAATTATTAGCTATCGACAAACCTAGAGAAGTTCTTACTGAAGAGCTAATGAAACAAGCTTTTCAAGTTGAGACTTGCCAAATAGAGACTCCTATTGGTCTTCAAATATGTACAATTAAATCTTCCTGA
- a CDS encoding TonB-dependent hemoglobin/transferrin/lactoferrin family receptor, with product MKLFSKLLVIPAAISFLGSSAAIALEVETNSSKGFEVNSKRNSTLIAQVEQEDIAGKLKITVTGTKTPRATSEYPGSVTVIEGEEIYSNQSPTLRNLLKDVPGVSTKKFTQSGVRGITSQEDVNIRGMNGDRVLMQVDGIRLPTYSYGSYYTFGRGSYVDFNTLKSVEVLKGPASTLYGSDALGGAISFRQLAPSDLLKEDGTYTIELPTYYDGANEGLGGAIKIAAPLSDNLSGLFVFSGEKGSDPATNADDKYINGGESSGKTLFSNLELNIDDYSKANFIAESINKSTDEDPVKPDNLPSGYSSLDSESETQTNRYSIAYVYENPSNGKSIQYSKVKAYLQDIEADHKYSRNAIVYGRPSNQNRDQPFEHSSYGAELLLRSDRNVGNVLHQISYGFDFSESENERERKETNKLTGVTVSKKETPDSTIRRTGVYIQDEIAVNDKLDIIAGIRYDNFDLEVESDAAYFGNGVGVLEPVGYSESAISPKLSAIYKVNPDLSLYGLYARGFRAPNYVDMNSSYTNVQRRYTTYSNPDLEPETSDTFEVGLRKFTDKFDWNISGFFSKYDDYIEQHSYIGKSASGFTEYKSMNKDEIDIYGTEIEAEYRFNPDSTGISLIASLGYQHGENTKTDTALESIEPLKAIAILRYKTSDNKITVDLKNTHVGGPRVESGTTTYVPDSYNKVDLIGSLKQSERLEVDLGVYNLFDKRYYYYSDVKGLSKTAANLEGYSQPSRHIKAGFNFRF from the coding sequence GTGAAACTTTTTTCTAAGCTGCTGGTTATTCCTGCGGCAATTTCTTTTTTAGGTTCTTCTGCGGCAATTGCATTAGAAGTTGAAACAAATTCTTCTAAAGGATTTGAAGTTAACTCAAAAAGAAATTCAACTTTAATTGCTCAAGTAGAGCAGGAAGATATAGCGGGAAAACTTAAAATTACAGTTACTGGTACTAAGACACCAAGAGCAACCTCTGAATATCCAGGAAGTGTAACTGTAATAGAAGGAGAGGAAATATACTCAAATCAGTCTCCTACTTTAAGAAATTTATTAAAGGATGTACCTGGTGTTAGTACAAAGAAATTCACTCAAAGTGGAGTAAGGGGAATAACAAGTCAAGAAGACGTAAATATTAGGGGAATGAATGGCGATAGAGTCTTAATGCAAGTTGATGGAATAAGACTACCTACTTATTCCTATGGAAGTTATTACACATTTGGCAGAGGTAGTTATGTAGATTTCAATACACTCAAATCAGTTGAAGTTCTGAAAGGTCCCGCCTCAACACTTTATGGAAGTGATGCTCTTGGGGGGGCGATTTCATTTAGACAGCTAGCCCCATCAGATTTATTAAAAGAAGATGGCACATATACTATTGAATTACCCACCTATTATGATGGAGCAAATGAAGGGTTAGGAGGAGCAATAAAAATTGCGGCTCCTTTGTCTGATAACCTTTCAGGACTATTTGTTTTTAGTGGAGAGAAAGGTAGTGACCCTGCAACAAATGCAGATGATAAATACATAAACGGAGGAGAGAGTTCAGGTAAAACATTATTTTCTAATCTAGAGTTAAATATTGATGATTATTCAAAAGCAAACTTTATAGCTGAAAGTATAAATAAATCAACAGATGAAGATCCAGTTAAGCCAGACAACTTGCCAAGTGGGTATAGCTCTTTAGACTCTGAAAGTGAGACACAAACAAATAGATATTCAATAGCATATGTTTATGAAAATCCATCTAACGGTAAATCGATACAGTACTCAAAAGTCAAAGCTTATTTACAAGATATAGAAGCAGATCACAAATATAGTAGGAATGCGATTGTCTATGGTAGGCCATCAAATCAAAATAGGGACCAACCTTTTGAGCATTCTTCTTATGGAGCAGAATTACTGTTAAGGAGTGATAGAAATGTAGGTAATGTTCTTCACCAGATTTCATATGGCTTTGATTTCTCGGAAAGTGAAAATGAGAGGGAAAGAAAGGAAACTAACAAATTAACTGGAGTAACAGTAAGCAAAAAAGAGACACCTGATTCAACTATCAGAAGAACTGGTGTTTACATACAAGATGAAATTGCTGTAAATGATAAGTTAGATATTATTGCTGGTATTAGATATGATAATTTTGATTTAGAGGTCGAATCTGATGCAGCATATTTCGGTAATGGTGTAGGCGTTCTAGAGCCAGTTGGCTACAGTGAAAGTGCTATTAGCCCAAAATTGTCGGCAATATATAAGGTTAATCCTGATCTATCTTTGTATGGTCTATATGCAAGAGGTTTTAGAGCACCTAATTATGTTGATATGAATAGTAGTTATACTAATGTCCAAAGAAGATATACAACTTATTCTAATCCTGATTTAGAACCTGAGACAAGTGATACATTTGAAGTTGGATTAAGGAAATTTACTGATAAATTTGATTGGAATATTTCAGGATTTTTTAGTAAATATGATGATTACATTGAACAACATAGTTATATAGGTAAATCAGCAAGTGGATTCACCGAATATAAGTCAATGAATAAAGATGAAATAGATATTTACGGAACAGAAATCGAGGCTGAATATAGGTTTAATCCAGATTCAACTGGCATAAGCTTGATAGCATCCTTGGGCTACCAGCATGGAGAAAACACAAAAACAGATACGGCTTTAGAGTCAATAGAACCACTTAAAGCTATAGCTATTCTTAGATATAAAACCTCAGATAATAAAATTACAGTTGATTTGAAAAACACTCATGTAGGAGGACCGAGAGTAGAAAGTGGAACGACTACATACGTTCCTGATTCTTATAATAAGGTTGATTTAATTGGTAGTCTAAAACAATCAGAAAGATTAGAAGTAGATTTAGGAGTTTATAATTTGTTTGATAAAAGATATTACTATTACTCCGATGTTAAAGGATTGTCTAAGACAGCTGCAAATTTAGAGGGATATTCTCAACCCTCTAGGCATATTAAGGCTGGGTTTAATTTCAGATTTTAA
- a CDS encoding ABC transporter substrate-binding protein, whose product MKILNYLNLIIFLLLGSCSSFKSNNGEINDKNLKLIKNKSINKVITLTSLSTDIVSTLSRDKLIAIPGSSLFKDKINYQELPRISQGRTPPNLEKIVSLKPDLVIGTKGFHDKILGKLKDINIQTISYELSDWNSLENTINLISTKLDINGSGKSNEIVNTNLKECVVANEQNKKPSVVVLASTKPILSPNSKSWAGNLLQRFGINSLTKDLDSKSEFRGYVNLSPEWLVKEDPDNLIIIQTRPGQYVDFEKSMPFSNLKAVKSDQVYRFNYYGLINAGSLESINSACLKLRKIF is encoded by the coding sequence ATGAAGATTCTAAATTATTTAAACTTGATAATATTTTTGTTATTAGGTTCTTGTTCATCATTTAAATCTAATAATGGAGAAATAAATGATAAGAATTTAAAGCTAATAAAAAATAAGAGTATTAATAAAGTAATTACTTTAACATCATTAAGCACTGATATTGTTAGTACTTTATCAAGAGATAAACTTATAGCTATTCCTGGAAGTTCACTTTTTAAGGATAAAATTAACTATCAGGAATTGCCAAGAATAAGTCAGGGCAGAACTCCACCTAATTTAGAGAAAATTGTTTCTTTGAAACCAGACTTAGTTATTGGCACAAAAGGGTTTCATGACAAAATACTAGGCAAACTTAAAGATATTAATATCCAAACAATTTCCTATGAATTGAGTGATTGGAATAGCTTGGAAAATACTATTAATTTAATTTCTACTAAATTAGATATAAATGGTTCGGGGAAGTCTAATGAAATAGTTAACACTAATTTGAAAGAATGTGTTGTTGCCAATGAGCAAAATAAAAAGCCTAGTGTAGTTGTTCTTGCTAGTACAAAACCTATTCTCTCTCCTAACTCAAAAAGTTGGGCTGGAAATCTTCTACAAAGATTCGGTATAAATAGTCTAACAAAAGATCTTGATTCAAAGAGTGAGTTTCGTGGTTACGTAAATTTATCACCAGAGTGGTTAGTCAAAGAAGATCCTGATAACTTAATTATTATCCAAACAAGGCCTGGACAATACGTTGACTTTGAAAAATCTATGCCATTTTCTAATTTGAAAGCAGTTAAATCTGATCAAGTGTATCGTTTTAATTACTATGGGCTAATAAATGCAGGTAGTTTAGAGAGTATTAATAGTGCATGTTTAAAACTTAGAAAAATCTTTTAA
- a CDS encoding energy transducer TonB, producing the protein MIHSFFFLFIEKERVVTLGEKIIPIELIDDLSEPGFGEATQRSKKFIKKPSIKEELKNEIERKNPLDGQESFDDNKIYEKKFQLKKDKSNLVNKPMSKEEKGSGFIKGIKNNEPEKGSLKGKGTIKITCLKCVRPIYPPIALRRGAEGTPTVKVWINKKGNVFKAELITFSGHESIDRAAKKAAINSTFYPLEEETSINIEYDLKIR; encoded by the coding sequence ATGATTCACTCCTTCTTTTTTTTATTTATTGAAAAAGAGAGAGTCGTTACTTTAGGTGAGAAAATTATTCCAATAGAGCTGATTGATGATTTATCAGAGCCAGGATTTGGTGAAGCCACACAAAGAAGCAAAAAATTTATTAAAAAACCTTCAATAAAAGAAGAATTAAAAAATGAGATTGAGAGGAAAAATCCTTTAGATGGGCAAGAATCATTTGACGATAACAAGATATATGAGAAAAAATTTCAACTAAAGAAAGATAAAAGTAATTTAGTAAATAAACCTATGTCAAAAGAGGAAAAAGGGAGCGGATTTATAAAAGGTATAAAAAATAATGAGCCAGAAAAGGGATCTTTAAAGGGCAAGGGAACAATAAAAATTACTTGCTTAAAATGTGTCCGACCTATATACCCTCCAATTGCTCTAAGAAGAGGAGCTGAGGGGACTCCAACAGTAAAAGTATGGATTAACAAAAAGGGGAATGTCTTTAAGGCAGAGCTAATAACTTTCAGTGGGCATGAATCAATTGATAGAGCTGCTAAAAAAGCAGCAATTAATTCTACTTTTTACCCCTTAGAGGAGGAAACCTCAATAAATATTGAATACGATTTAAAAATAAGATAA
- a CDS encoding MotA/TolQ/ExbB proton channel family protein, whose product MSITSLACIFERIAYWKDVIKKNDSKLMITVEKYSTISSIDFIKQNEISSIPLEKVLLDSLKIIDRSLLTDKNTIDLKLALEISIQSIQSEFGKFSNLFSTIITISPLLGLLGTVLGLINSFSFIKLGESGVNAQEVTGGISEALISTATGLIIAIITLIFSNYFNSLWRKQNSILNQYTGRFEILYRKNKL is encoded by the coding sequence ATGTCAATTACTTCTTTAGCGTGCATATTTGAAAGAATTGCATACTGGAAAGATGTAATAAAAAAAAACGATAGTAAACTAATGATTACAGTTGAAAAATATTCAACTATTTCTTCTATTGATTTTATAAAACAAAATGAGATTTCTTCAATACCATTAGAAAAAGTATTGTTAGATTCCTTGAAAATTATAGATAGAAGTCTTCTAACTGATAAAAATACTATTGATCTAAAATTAGCATTAGAAATATCAATTCAATCAATTCAATCTGAATTTGGAAAGTTTAGTAACTTATTCTCTACCATTATTACTATCTCTCCTTTACTTGGTCTCTTAGGCACAGTACTGGGGCTTATAAATTCTTTTTCATTTATAAAACTAGGTGAATCTGGTGTTAATGCTCAAGAAGTTACTGGTGGAATAAGTGAGGCATTGATTTCCACAGCAACTGGTTTAATTATTGCTATTATTACACTTATCTTTTCTAACTATTTTAATAGTTTATGGAGGAAACAAAATTCTATTCTAAATCAGTATACCGGCAGATTTGAAATACTATATAGAAAAAACAAATTATAA
- a CDS encoding ExbD/TolR family protein, which produces MIYLKLKEDINNKNQIDILPMIDIIFSILAFLIISSLSLKSFDSISFDLPKASNSIK; this is translated from the coding sequence ATGATCTATTTAAAATTAAAAGAAGATATTAATAACAAGAATCAAATTGATATTTTGCCCATGATAGATATTATATTTTCTATTTTAGCTTTTCTTATTATCTCAAGTCTTTCTTTAAAGAGTTTTGATAGCATCTCTTTTGATTTACCTAAGGCAAGTAATTCGATCAAGTAG